The nucleotide window TGCCAACTTCTGACGGTGTGAAATGGAGGTGGGCAAAGAGCTTTCTCTCTACGGCTCGGCAGGTGGCAAAATTGCTGATAATCCATTGACGGCGGAGGGGATTGTCCCGACCGTAGCGCTCGAGAATGTAGCGCAGCCGCTCGTCAAGACTCACCACCGAACTGTGATTCACCCTCTTGTCGGCATAATAGACGATTTCCTTCTCTGAAATGCCGTCTTGGGGATCAAAAGTTTGCAATATTACATGCTCGCCAATAATGTCAGCAATCTCGTCAAATTTGTGGCGCAGGCATATTACCCTGCCAAGGGCAGCATGATCACCACCGTTTCTTAGGCACAGGGTCTTGCCTATATCGTGCAGCAAGGCAGCAGCAAGAGTAGCTTCCACTGAGACCCTGGCCCCAGCAGTCGAAAGGGTTTCGGCTATCAGATGAGCAATCTTGGCCACCACAATGCTGTGCTCCCTGATATTGTCCAGCATGCGGTAGTCATCCATTAAACTGTAGCATTGAGCTATAGTAGGTATCACCTGTCACGTTCCTCTCGAAGTCGAACGTTTCATTTCGGAAGCGCCGCTGATAACATAAATGTATAACTTACCCTTGCTTTTTGTGCAATCCCTGCGGCGGCAAAGCAGGAAGCATTGCGCAGACTATCAAGCTGACCAGACAGACAGCCAGGGCCAGCCAGAAAACTGCCTCCACTCCCTGGGCAATTGCCTGTTGTACTGCCTGCCGAGCTGCTTCAGGAAATTGCCCCTGCAACTCCGGTCTGAGGAATTTTTGCATGTTCCTGGAAATCTCTGCCGCCATCTCTGCAGAAAGCCTCGCACTGTCCTGCTGGGTGAATGCCACCAGGCTGTTGTGAAGCTTATAAAAAAGCACACCACCGCTCATGCCAATGCCGATAGTGCCGCCCAATGTGCGGGCAAACTGTTGCGACGAGGTGGCAAGGCCCAGATCACTTTCTGACAGGCTGTTCTGTACTGTAAGGAGCGTGGCCACTGAGACGAAGCCCATGCCCGTGCCAATGGCACAGGTGACGATGCTGAAGTAGACTATGCCAGTGGCAGCGCTGAAAGTAAGAGTCATAAGGGTGGTTAGCAACATGAGCATGGCACCGCCTACACTGGCCCGCTTCTCTCCTATCCAGCTCACCATCTGGCCACAAAAGAGAGCACCAGCCGACCAGCCAAGGCTCAAGGGAACCATGATGGCCCCAACTTCAGCCGGTCTTTTTCCCATGGAAACCTGGATAAAGAGGGGCAGGAAGGCGATGAGAGAAAATATGGCAAAACTGCTGAAAAAGGCAGCGCCATTGGCGAGAACAAAACTGCGGATGGTGAGAAACTGCAGGGGAAGCAGGGGTTCTTTGGCCCGCTTTTCAGCCAGGTAAAACAACAGGCCAGCAAGAAAGACCACCACGGAGAGGCCGACAATTTCAGGAGAATGCCAGCTGGCCGCACCACTGGCGCGGAGAAAAATGAACAGCACAGACAGGATACAGACAGACAGGGCAAAGGAGCCAAGGTAGTCAATACTAGCTTCACTCTTTTTCTGGCGGGTTTCGTGGAAATAGGTCAGAATGGCAAGCATGGCCAGACCCCCTATAGGTAAATTGATGTAGAATACCCAGGGCCAGGCCAGATAGGTCACAATAAATCCTCCCAGAATGGGACCCAGCACACTGGCCACTCCCCAGACAAAGCTAATGAGCCCCATCATTTTGCCCCGGGTCTCGGGCGGCGACACTTCTGCCACTACCGTATAGGCCACGGCAAAATTGCCGCCAGCGCCGAAACCTTGAATTGCCCGGGTGGCTATGAGTTGAGGCATATTGCTTGCCAGGCCGGCACCGGCTGAGCCCAGCAGAAAAATGGACACTGCTGCCAAAAAGAGCTTCTTGCTGCCATACAGATCGGATAGTTTGCCAAACAAAGGCAGGGAGATTGTCCGGGTCAGCATGTAGCCAGAAAAAACCCAGCTGTAGAGCTCCAGGCCGCCAAGATCGGCCACTATGGTGGGCATAGCCGTGCCGATAACAAGGGCATCGAGGGCGCCGAGGAACACAGCGAGCAGGGCAGCGATCAGAACGAATAGCTTGGTTCTAGGTGATAGCTGCTGCATATCAAAAGATTCTTTCAGCCAGTGGCTTCTGCCCACAGCAGTAACAGTCCAGGTGAAACAATTGCCGGGCTGTGGCAAAAAGGGTTTTGCCAAAACCCTGAAGGACCTACTATACTTGGTGAAAGACCATTAGGGAACTGCCCTTTTTCAGAATCATTTGCTTCTGGATTTGAGGAAGCTATGAATGAGCCAGAGGAGATGCATTACCAAGGTGTCATCATTCGGCCGCCCAGCGAAGCGTTCAGTATCCTTTTGCAGGTAACCCTGGGCTGCTCCCATAACAGATGCACTTTTTGCGGCACTTACAAGGGCAAACGGTTCACCATCAAGGATGACCACACCATTCTCAACGATATTCTCTATGCCGCCAGGTACATGCGGCAGCAGCATCGTCTGTTTCTCCTGGACGGAGATGCGCTCATTGTGCCGCAAAAAAAACTGCTGTGGATCCTGCAAGAAATACGGCGACATCTGCCCTGGGTGCGCCGGGTTGGGGCCTATGCCAATGCCAAGAGTATCATGATGAAAAGTGATGCAGACCTGCAGCAATTGAGAGATAACGGCCTGGGTATTCTTTATGTGGGGGTGGAAAGCGGCGACGACGAAACGCTGAAGCAGATCCACAAGGGAACCACAGCGGCAAACCTCATCAACCAGGCAAAGCGGGTGAAGCAGGCAGGAATCAAATTGTCGGTCACCGTACTGCTGGGCATCGCCGGACGGCAGCGCTCCCTGGTGCATGCCAGGGCTACGGGAGAGGTCCTCACTGCCATGGATCCAGACTATGTGGGGGCACTTACCGTAATGCTGCTGCCCAACACGCCACTCGTTGAGGACTACGCTGCAGGAGAGTTCGACCTCCCCGACAGGCAAGGGCTCTTGATGGAACTGCGGGAAATGTTTGTCCATACGCAGATGAGCAAAGGGCTGTTTTTCGCCAACCATGCTTCCAATTATCTGCCGATCAAGGCGAGACTTCCCAGAGACCGCCAAAGCACCATGGAATTGCTCGATGCCGCCCTGAGAGGAGAAGTTGCCTTGAAGCCGGAGTGGTTGAGGAGGCTGTAGATCGCCCCATGCCAGCCGACAAAAAGAAAAGAGCTATACTGCACCTGGACATGGATGCCTTTTACGCCTCGGTTGAGGTGCTGGATGAGCCTATGCTGCGCGGCAAGCCAGTAATCGTTGGCGGCAGCAGCAAGAGAGGGGTGGTCTCATCCGCCTCCTATGTAGCGCGCCAATACGGCATCCACTCAGCTCAACCGCTAGCCACGGCTCGACACCTCTGTCCCCACGGTATTTTCCTGCCTGTAAGAATGGCGCGCTACAAGGAAGTATCACGAAGAATCTTTACAATCTTCTCCCAGTATACACCTCTGGTTGAGCCCGTATCCATTGATGAAGCTTTTCTAGATGTGACCGCCTCGAGAAGATTGTTCGGCTCGGCAGTTGAAATTGCCCAGATGATCAAAAAGCGAGTGCGGCAAGAAATTGGTCTGACCTTGTCAGCAGGAATTGCCCCTTGCAAGCTGGCAGCAAAGATCGCTTCGGATTTGCAAAAACCTGACGGCCTCACCATTGTTCCCCATGATGGTGTGCGGGAATTCCTTAGACCGCTTCCCATCGATAAACTCTGGGGTGTGGGCAGGGAAACCAGCAGGACCCTGGCTGCCCTTGGCGTCTCCACCATTGGCGACCTGGCTCTGCTGCCTCGCAAGCTCCTGTGCAGCAAGCTGGGAGCTCACGGCCTGCAGCTCCACCAGCTGGCCAACGGAGTGGATGACAGAGAGGTGAAGCCCGGGAGCAGAGCCAAGTCCGTGGGCCGTGAAAAGACTTATGATACTGATATTACGGATGTGCAGAGCGCAAGAAAAGAATTGCTTTCCCTCGCTTACATGGTAGCCAGGAAACTACGGCAACAGCATGTGTGGGGCAGCACCATCACCCTCAAGGTGAAATATGGCAATTTTCAACAGATCACCCGCTCGCTCACTCTGGAGAAGCCCACAGATGATGGCAGGGAAATCTTCCGAAACTGTTGCCTCCTGATGGACAGGTGCGACATCGGCAGCAGACCGGTCAGACTGCTCGGCGTTTCAGTATCACAACTGCGCCAGGCAGGAGGCCAGGAACAACTTCCACTTTTCCATACGGAATGCGACTCAGAGAAGCGGCAAAGACTGAATCGAGCCCTCGATAAGATATCTGAGAAATACGGCGACCAAGCGATCCTTCCGGCAACCTTGACCGACTCCCGCCGCTGAATTCGTACTCTATCCCCCCGGAGACCATCAGGAGCTTTTCGCGGATAGCCGCCCCGGCAACATTCCTGCCCTGCCAGAAGCTCCATCCCTCTAACGCCCTTCCGCAGCCCAGGAAATAGCTACCATCTGGTGAAATTGTGGGCCTTCTCCCACAGCAACGGCCGGATGGTTCAGGTGATGGGATGCACTTCCAGGATCTTTACCCGATAGTTGAGGGTCTTGCCGGCCAGGGGGTGGTTGAAGTCCAACAGAAAATGGTCTCGTCGAATATCGCCCACGAAGCAGAGGCTCTCCTCGCCATCTTTTGTTTCTATTTTCAAAACGGTGCCCTTTTTCAACTTTTTCCCTTTGGGAAATTCTTCCAGCGGAACCTTGATCACCTTGGATTCATCAAAAGGACCAAAGGCCTCTTCTGGACGAAGCACGAACTCGCGAGTATCACCCGGATTCAAGCCGGCAATTTCCTGCTCCAGTTTGGGAAATACTTCACCGGAGCCAAAGCGAAACACCAATGGCGGGTCGTTGTTGGTGCCAAGCACCTTGGTGCCGGAATCTAGAAATGCCTCATATTCGATGGTGACAAATGTACCTGGACCTACTTGAGCCATTTTCTTCTCGCTGCTAGTACAAGGTTTGTTCAAACACCTCACCAAGGGAGAGAATCCCTGACCAATTTTTTAGTATAGCCGAAAAGATTCCTTTGGCAAGCGCTCAATCTCCAGGATCTTTTCAATGGTTGACCCAGGCATATTTCTCTCGCACTGTTGGCTGGTTGTCACAGACCTTGCATATATGTTATGTTTGCAATACAAACAATATGCATATTATTTCTGTCATCTAACCTTACACTAAATAGAGTCAACTGATATAGGCACTGCGAATGCGTCCACGCCTGCACAAGCGAGAAACTCCCACGAGCATTCAACTTTCCCTCTGCTTTTACTCAGACTGTATAGCTCTCCACCTGGACAAAGAGACCTGCATCAAGTGTGACATTTGTCAGACAGTATGCCCCAAGGAGGCAATCAAGGTTCACATAGTGGACGAGCAACCACACATCTCAGTGGACCCGGACCTCTGCGTGCTCTGTGAACTCTGCTCACATTTTTGTCCGCTCTCCTGTATCCAACTTTTCTTCAATGGCGAGCCCAAA belongs to Deltaproteobacteria bacterium and includes:
- the dinB gene encoding DNA polymerase IV, whose product is MPADKKKRAILHLDMDAFYASVEVLDEPMLRGKPVIVGGSSKRGVVSSASYVARQYGIHSAQPLATARHLCPHGIFLPVRMARYKEVSRRIFTIFSQYTPLVEPVSIDEAFLDVTASRRLFGSAVEIAQMIKKRVRQEIGLTLSAGIAPCKLAAKIASDLQKPDGLTIVPHDGVREFLRPLPIDKLWGVGRETSRTLAALGVSTIGDLALLPRKLLCSKLGAHGLQLHQLANGVDDREVKPGSRAKSVGREKTYDTDITDVQSARKELLSLAYMVARKLRQQHVWGSTITLKVKYGNFQQITRSLTLEKPTDDGREIFRNCCLLMDRCDIGSRPVRLLGVSVSQLRQAGGQEQLPLFHTECDSEKRQRLNRALDKISEKYGDQAILPATLTDSRR
- a CDS encoding MFS transporter, encoding MQQLSPRTKLFVLIAALLAVFLGALDALVIGTAMPTIVADLGGLELYSWVFSGYMLTRTISLPLFGKLSDLYGSKKLFLAAVSIFLLGSAGAGLASNMPQLIATRAIQGFGAGGNFAVAYTVVAEVSPPETRGKMMGLISFVWGVASVLGPILGGFIVTYLAWPWVFYINLPIGGLAMLAILTYFHETRQKKSEASIDYLGSFALSVCILSVLFIFLRASGAASWHSPEIVGLSVVVFLAGLLFYLAEKRAKEPLLPLQFLTIRSFVLANGAAFFSSFAIFSLIAFLPLFIQVSMGKRPAEVGAIMVPLSLGWSAGALFCGQMVSWIGEKRASVGGAMLMLLTTLMTLTFSAATGIVYFSIVTCAIGTGMGFVSVATLLTVQNSLSESDLGLATSSQQFARTLGGTIGIGMSGGVLFYKLHNSLVAFTQQDSARLSAEMAAEISRNMQKFLRPELQGQFPEAARQAVQQAIAQGVEAVFWLALAVCLVSLIVCAMLPALPPQGLHKKQG
- a CDS encoding HDIG domain-containing protein; the encoded protein is MLDNIREHSIVVAKIAHLIAETLSTAGARVSVEATLAAALLHDIGKTLCLRNGGDHAALGRVICLRHKFDEIADIIGEHVILQTFDPQDGISEKEIVYYADKRVNHSSVVSLDERLRYILERYGRDNPLRRQWIISNFATCRAVERKLFAHLHFTPSEVGRLIM
- a CDS encoding B12-binding domain-containing radical SAM protein codes for the protein MHYQGVIIRPPSEAFSILLQVTLGCSHNRCTFCGTYKGKRFTIKDDHTILNDILYAARYMRQQHRLFLLDGDALIVPQKKLLWILQEIRRHLPWVRRVGAYANAKSIMMKSDADLQQLRDNGLGILYVGVESGDDETLKQIHKGTTAANLINQAKRVKQAGIKLSVTVLLGIAGRQRSLVHARATGEVLTAMDPDYVGALTVMLLPNTPLVEDYAAGEFDLPDRQGLLMELREMFVHTQMSKGLFFANHASNYLPIKARLPRDRQSTMELLDAALRGEVALKPEWLRRL
- a CDS encoding FKBP-type peptidyl-prolyl cis-trans isomerase → MAQVGPGTFVTIEYEAFLDSGTKVLGTNNDPPLVFRFGSGEVFPKLEQEIAGLNPGDTREFVLRPEEAFGPFDESKVIKVPLEEFPKGKKLKKGTVLKIETKDGEESLCFVGDIRRDHFLLDFNHPLAGKTLNYRVKILEVHPIT